From one Acipenser ruthenus chromosome 21, fAciRut3.2 maternal haplotype, whole genome shotgun sequence genomic stretch:
- the LOC117427962 gene encoding E1A-binding protein p400-like isoform X1: MHHGSGAQNVQRQLQRSKSFTGTEAEEQQQQSTNLPQSPVTSFAPSASPSAPQSPNYQIIMSRSPVPGQNVNITLQNVGQMVGGNQQITLTPLPLQNPASPGFQHSAQQWRFEHSSPSYIQVTSPLPQQVQPQSPTQHSPVPVQALQGVQRAGAPATGLSMCGQSPTRGFVDASMLVRQISLSSPSSSGHFVYQDGSGLAQLASGSAGQVQLSSPGTPGSVRERRLSQPHSQTGGTIHHLGPQSPAASGASIQTLGSPGHITTSSLPPQISSIIQGQLIQQQQQVLHGQQLGRAMGFDRTPPGMLSGVGGSAASFGMASPLPPSSPSRANAPQGLSNPPLTPTSASASVKKQPKKLEIPPATPEIAQLRKQCLEQHRKATESLKDSFKEHLIELFFLQHLQGNMMDFLAFKKKPCGPLFMYLRQNDLDLEDDEEEEQSEVINDEVKMVTGKDGQAGTPVAIATQLPPNVSAAFSSPQQQFQQTHQGTPVAGTANSVEIEAFKRQQALAQADQARRPRIEVGRHGMVFQHPGIAPLGSPGVPLQQLMPTVQGGMPPTPQTIQMAGQKQSQQQYDPSKGPPVQNAASLHTPPPQLPSRLQPTSMPLNALPPGLQLAQQQLVEAQAQPQTPLQVQVKQQLGPVSIANTPQTQLQAQLQQQMQPGLHVQMQTAQQLPQCQAQLQQVQATVALVRPGADSSPACQRLVVNSIPTSSLSPAPLAGTVSPSTTYSTLTHRTSPGSNKPLSPVSQSKLTVSSIPKMSSLVQGGAQDGSQDKQAEQAKLENQVHQRIAELRKEGLWSMSRLPKLQDAPRPKSHWDYLLEEMQWMAADFSQERRWKVAAAKKLVRTCARYHDEQRQIEEREKTEEEARLRRIACTIAKEVEYFWANIEQVVEVKLQIEVHEKRRKALSLCRAPKEGKDAKPIQETGVKSEKESSLELSPAGRKRKASTSTVQEEVEDEESTLEEQEAVEGAADHKNELAELDKEAKMSLDTLVEQYAGAYAENFEWPHPSSHSEDEDRDEEVEESPLESYNEEILIDSLLSIEEHGGPESSKAPLTDGQKPRKDIAEVAAAAELLLPKGSARATAVFRNAAPFLLHGSLREYQQIGVDWLASLYKKHLNGILADETGLGKTVQTAAFLAHLACKEGNWGPHLVVVRTCKILSWEMEIKRWCPSLKILVYLGNKKERRLKRRMWSESNGFHVCLTSFKLLLKDHKDFLRKRWKYLVLDEIQLLKNMTEKHWETILTLKSQQRLLLINTPLQNTLKELWTMIHFLLPGITRQYLDFPVKAGTDENQEYCHKLVIRLHRVIQPFILRRSKRDVEKQLPKKYEHILKCRLSSRQKILYEDVMTQTRSQEALKTGHFVSVLHVLMQLQRICNHPDLVHPRTTRSAYVSAALQYTTPSLVLGAIQYDPWKNVDMSIFDLIGNENKLTRYEAEEVLPKQKVTRKLIEEIYTAPDPPARPKQVKLKPSRLFEPVQYGQKPEGRTVAFPGSPPQRTPTTTTTAATVSQQGQVRGKSPVTTVPATQAAGTPFQPTQTTTTTTTTASSVSTPPTPGQQTVTSAASVSGSTTSSTSTVSKALSSPAGGAVPQLGQTAPVPVSRPAQVTPQAPAHTMQQSVLPQRLVLTSQAQARLPSGEVVKIAQLASITGSQSRITQPEMPVTLQFQGNKFTLSSSQLRQLTAGQPLQLQGTLGNILQIVSAPGQQILRPQGSVVMQTVSQTQPVQNAVTAPSQQAQTATAPTTTAVQGKAPAVVVRTAVPSTAAGDQTANVKAVAATGTTTQEASEARNRLVKERLDRVFSANERRCSRSVFYGADLLEVCSVFDKDPVPKPATESNNSWRWIGRANCLSVQQASASVSHLQEALFTSEQRREALQDMAQRFVCVVPPAIAPAPQLYSANPPPQYSLELKMFRHKFHQEMAPHTKQLRSPTANHLIEFPDLRLLQMDSGKLEALSVLLHKLKSEGRRVLIFTQMVKMLDILEKFLDYHHLPYVRINEKTPAEQRQEQMRNFNRNKQIFCTILSNRCGSVVGSVLDADTVVFYDTDLNPSMDAKTQEWCDRIGRSKDIHIYRLGSGNSIEEKLLKNGTKDLIREVAAQGTDYTLAFLTQRTIQDLFEVESGSGEKVEEFVVLHQDPSPAETISPRIARPYIQALNSIGKEGASGAPIKSEDDSAAETSEDLGVEGDVKYEDEPSRLEELVAVVEQLTPIEKYALHYLEFVHMSSTEEEERKAMEKMIAAKKEWEVQQLKKLKIEDEERMMLEEEEDLFTYTREDAYNMEYVYDGPDGQTEIMPLWTPPTPPQDDNDVYIDSVICLMYDSTPVPESKLPPVYVRKEHKRLKMDPSAAGRKKKQRHGETVIPPRSLFDKGSFLKPRREGKDQKKNFSLKQQAPFAKPLPSLVKPAVEAGQDNPEWLISEDWALLQAVKQLLELPLNLSIVSAAHTPNWDMVSDVVNSCSRVYRSPKQCRSRYENVIIPREEGKLVYEANPKKKTKSIYKSKNSRPLRTCQIYAQDDSATHIHLYNSRFELMKIIASKRSPPIKPLLGMNPFQKNPKHASVLAESGINYDKPLPPIQVASQRAERIAKEKKALAEQQRAQQLAQQQAGPQPPPPPTPQPQTQQPAQPQAVPQAQAVVQAAGNTVTNTASLQAGTIKTAAVGTSLQTAPVSGNVIVNTVAGVPASSFQPTNKRLASPVIPATLTTTVGASPQVVHTQQRTVSTPAAPAEVVAIATNQGVRTVTPVTASTVSTTLTPVQTQNRSLITQVNPATAPSMQLPPGKGITHAQLHLLRQQQAQVQVQQIQAQAGSPAQIKTVGKPTQEQFLKIQQKQKLQLQHQQAVAAQQQTQQPSQQAAQAQQQQGQQQQQITAVTTSRGGPVLTGTTVTNLQVARLTRVAGTQLQAQGQIQSQPAQTAQVTLTKPPVVSVPAVTTLPVTMAGISVAIGQPQKAGGQVVAHQLQMQQHLLNLKKQQAAAAAAAQQQKAVQTQVGQGQGTVQQKVTVQAQQPTQQKVTYTTAQLQPGIKTQFLTTSIAQAQKPSAAQQVQTQLQVAKLPQIVQQQTVANIQQMVSASQMQGQTQTLTLSQNTGQQQVQVIPAGTATAQKLLQQQVGLAASPHSPAQGAASSESQGQQQAKVQVRAAPAVRVKAPTKPS, from the exons ATGCACCATGGAAGTGGGGCCCAGAATGTGCAGCGCCAGCTTCAGAGATCCAAGTCTTTCACAGGTACTGAGGCAGAAGAGCAGCAACAGCAGTCCACAAACCTTCCTCAATCACCGGTGACCTCTTTCGCTCCATCCGCCAGCCCCTCTGCCCCTCAGTCCCCCAACTACCAGATCATCATGAGCCGGAGTCCTGTCCCAGGGCAGAACGTCAACATCACTCTGCAAAATGTAGGGCAGATGGTAGGGGGGAACCAGCAGATAACCCTCACCCCTCTGCCACTCCAGAACCCGGCATCCCCCGGGTTCCAGCACAGCGCCCAGCAATGGAGGTTTGAACACAGCTCTCCTTCTTACATCCAAGTCACGTCGCCCTTACCACAGCAAGTTCAGCCGCAGAGCCCCACCCAGCACAGCCCAGTACCTGTTCAGGCTTTGCAGGGGGTGCAAAGGGCTGGCGCTCCTGCGACTGGGTTAAGTATGTGTGGTCAAAGCCCGACTCGAGGATTTGTGGATGCCAGCATGCTTGTCAGGCAAATAAGCCTCAGTAGTCCATCAAGCAGCGGCCACTTTGTGTACCAGGATGGGTCAGGACTGGCACAGCTGGCATCGGGTTCAGCCGGACAGGTGCAGCTGTCTTCTCCTGGCACCCCAGGGTCTGTGCGGGAACGCAGGCTGTCTCAACCCCACTCCCAGACCGGCGGGACCATTCACCACCTGGGGCCTCAGAGTCCAGCAGCAAGCGGGGCCTCCATACAGACACTGGGAAGCCCAGGTCACATCACAACTTCCAGCTTGCCACCTCAGATCAGCAGCATTATCCAGGGCCAGCtgattcagcagcagcagcaggtgcttCATGGGCAGCAGCTCGGCAGGGCCATGGGTTTTGATAGGACTCCCCCGGGGATGCTAAGTGGGGTCGGTGGATCGGCTGCCTCTTTTGGCATGGCCTCCCCTCTGCCTCCCTCCAGCCCGTCCCGTGCCAACGCACCACAAGGATTGTCAAACCCCCCGCTCACCCCTACCAGCGCCTCAGCCTCGGTGAAGAAGCAGCCCAAGAAGCTGGAGATCCCGCCTGCCACTCCCGAGATTGcccagctgaggaagcaatgccTAGAGCAGCACAGAAAAGCCACAGAGAGCCTGAAAGACAGCTTCAAGGAGCATCTGATCGAGCTGTTCTTTCTGCAGCACCTGCAAGGGAACATGATGGACTTCTTGGCTTTCAAGAAGAAGCCTTGCGGGCCGCTTTTCATGTACCTGCGGCAGAACGACCTGGACCTGGAGGATGATGAGGAAGAGGAGCAGTCGGAAGTCATTAATGATGAG GTAAAAATGGTGACAGGAAAAGATGGTCAGGCCGGTACTCCTGTTGCTATAGCAACACAGCTTCCTCCTAATGTATCTGCTGCCTTTTCCTCACCACAGCAACAGTTTCAG CAGACTCATCAGGGTACGCCAGTGGCTGGTACTGCAAATTCCGTGGAGATTGAAGCCTTTAAAAGACAACAGGCTTTAGCACAAGCAG ATCAGGCTAGGAGGCCCCGGATTGAAGTTGGTCGCCATGGGATGGTTTTCCAGCATCCTGGTATAGCACCTTTAGGATCACCTGGGGTTCCTCTTCAACAGCTTATGCCAACAGTGCAAG GAGGGATGCCCCCAACTCCTCAAACCATTCAAATGGCAGGTCAGAAGCAGAGCCAGCAGCAGTATGATCCATCCAAGGGGCCTCCGGTCCAGAATGCTGCCAGCCTCCACACCCCTCCGCCCCAGTTGCCAAGCAGACTGCAGCCGACCAGCATGCCTCTGAACGCACTCCCTCCCGGGCTACAGTTAGCACAGCAGCAGCTGGTGGAAGCCCAGGCTCAGCCCCAGACTCCGCTCCAGGTCCAGGTTAAACAGCAGCTGGGACCAGTGTCCATCGCTAACACCCCTCAGACGCAGCTCCAGGCTCAGCTCCAGCAACAAATGCAGCCAGGACTTCATGTCCAGATGCAGACGGCACAACAGCTTCCACAGTGTCAGGCCCAGCTACAGCAAGTGCAAGCG acTGTAGCTCTGGTGCGACCTGGTGCTGATTCTTCCCCGGCCTGTCAGAGGCTGGTGGTCAATTCTATACCTACTTCTTCACTTTCACCAGCACCCCTTGCAGGTACAGTGTCGCCTTCTACCACCTActcaacactgacacacagaaccTCCCCAGGATCCAACAAACCTCTCTCTCCAGTCTCTCAGTCCAAACTGACTGTTTCATCAATACCGAAAATGTCTAGCCTTGTGCAGGGGGGTGCACAAGACGGTTCTCAAGACAAGCAAGCAGAGCAAGCTAAACTG GAAAACCAGGTCCACCAGAGGATAGCTGAACTGCGCAAAGAGGGCTTGTGGTCAATGAGCAGACTGCCCAAACTGCAGGATGCCCCGCGGCCCAAGTCTCACTGGGATTACCTTCTGGAGGAGATGCAGTGGATGGCAGCCGACTTTTCCCAGGAGAGGAGGTGGAAGGTGGCTGCTGCTAAGAAG CTTGTGAGGACCTGTGCGCGTTACCATGATGAACAAAGACAGATAGAAGAAAGGGAGAAGACAGAGGAGGAAGCCAGACTCCGGCGTATTGCATGCACCATTGCAAAAGAAGTGGAGTATTTCTGGGCTAATATTGAACAG gttgtTGAAGTCAAACTACAGATTGAGGTCCACgagaaaagaagaaaagcattAAGCCTATGCAGAGCACCAAAAGAAG GAAAAGATGCCAAACCTATTCAGGAAACTGGAGTTAAATCAGAAAAAGAGAGCAGCTTAGAGTTATCCCCTGCTGGAAGAAAGCGAAAAGCAAGCACATCAACAGTTCAAGAAGAAG ttgAGGATGAGGAGAGCACTTTAGAAGAGCAGGAAGCTGTTGAAGGAGCTGCAGATCATAAGAACGAGTTGGCAGAGCTGGATAAAGAAG CCAAGATGTCTTTGGACACCTTGGTGGAACAGTATGCTGGTGCCTATGCAGAAAACTTCGAGTGGCCTCACCCTAGTTCTCACAGTGAAGATGAAGACAGAGATGAAG AAGTGGAAGAGTCTCCACTTGAGAGCTACAATGAAGAGATCCTCATAGACTCACTGCTCAGCATTGAGGAGCACGGAGGCCCAGAAAGCTCAAAAGCTCCTCTGACTGACGGGCAGAAACCTAGGAAAGACATTGCTGAAGTGGCTGCTGCTGCAGAACTTCTCCTGCCCAAGGGAAGCGCGAGGGCCACCGctgtg TTTCGGAATGCGGCACCGTTTCTCCTGCATGGCAGCCTCCGGGAATACCAGCAGATTGGTGTGGACTGGCTGGCGAGCCTCTATAAGAAACACCTGAATGGTATCCTGGCAGATGAAACCGGCTTGGGCAAGACTGTTCAAACAGCAGCGTTCCTGGCACATTTGGCTTGTAAAGAAG GGAACTGGGGTCCACATCTGGTTGTGGTGCGGACGTGTAAAATTTTGAGCTGGGAGATGGAGATTAAACGCTGGTGCCCGAGTTTGAAAATTCTGGTGTACCTAGGCAACAAAAAAGAGCGAAGATTAAAAAGAAGG aTGTGGTCCGAGTCAAACGGCTTCCACGTGTGTTTGACTTCCTTTAAACTGCTGCTGAAGGATCACAAGGACTTTCTCAGGAAGAGGTGGAAGTACCTGGTACTGGATGAAATCCAGCTTCTCAAAAACATGACAGAAAAACACTGGGAAACAATCCTTACTTTAAAAAG TCAGCAGAGGCTGCTGTTGATCAACACCCCTCTCCAGAATACCTTGAAGGAGCTGTGGACCATGATACATTTCCTTTTGCCTGGAATTACAAGACAGTACCTAGACTTCCCAGTCAAGGCAGGGACAGACGAAAACCAGGAGTACTGCCACAAGCTTGTTATCCGGTTGCACAGG GTGATTCAGCCCTTCATTTTGAGGCGCTCGAAGAGAGACGTTGAGAAGCAGCTGCCAAAGAAATACGAGCACATCCTGAAGTGTCGCCTCTCGAGCAGACAGAAGATACTGTACGAAGATGTTATGACTCAGACCCG ATCCCAAGAAGCCCTCAAGACCGGTCACTTTGTTAGCGTTCTTCATGTTTTGATGCAACTTCAGAGGATCTGCAATCACCCAGACTTGGTTCATCCTAGAACCACACGGTCTGCCTATGTGTCAGCTGCACTGCAGTATACAACACCCTCCTTAGTACTGGGAGCTATACAGTATGATCCTTGGAAG aATGTGGACATGTCCATATTTGACCTGATCGGAAACGAAAACAAGCTGACAAGGTATGAAGCTGAAGAAGTGTTGCCAAAGCAGAAGGTGACCAGGAAGCTGATTGAGGAAATCTACACCGCCCCTGACCCTCCAGCCAGACCCAAACAAGTGAAATTAAAGCCCAGCAG GTTGTTTGAGCCGGTGCAGTACGGTCAGAAGCCTGAGGGCAGGACTGTTGCATTTCCTGGTTCTCCGCCTCAGCGCacacccaccaccaccaccaccgcggCTACGGTGTCCCAGCAGGGTCAGGTGCGGGGGAAATCTCCTGTCACCACAGTCCCAGCCACACAGG CAGCAGGGACGCCGTTTCAGCCAACCCagaccactactactactactaccactgcATCATCAGTCAGCACTCCTCCCACTCCAGGACAGCAAACGGTTACATCAGCAGCCTCTGTCAGCGGCAGCACTACCTCCTCGACTAGCACAGTGAGCAAGGCTCTGAGCAGCCCTGCAGGTGGCGCTGTGCCCCAGCTAGGCCAGACTGCACCTGTGCCAGTTTCTAGGCCGGCTCAGGTCACGCCACAGGCCCCAGCCCATACCATGCAGCAGAGCGTGCTGCCTCAGAGGCTGGTGCTTACCTCCCAGGCCCAGGCACGATTGCCTA GTGGAGAGGTTGTGAAGATCGCTCAGCTCGCCTCTATTACTGGCAGCCAAAGTAGAATCACCCAGCCCGAGATGCCCGTTACTTTGCAGTTTCAGGGCAACAAATTTACCTTGTCCTCCAGCCAGCTTCGGCAGCTTACAGCCGGCCAGCCCTTGCAGCTACAAGGTACACTCG GCAATATTCTGCAGATCGTGTCAGCACCTGGCCAGCAGATCCTAAGACCTCAGGGCTCTGTTGTAATGCAGACAGTATCTCAGACCCAGCCTGTGCAGAATGCTGTGACTGCGCCGAGCCAACAAGCACAGACCGCCACTGCTCCCACTACCACAGCAGTGCAAGGCAAGG CCCCAGCCGTCGTTGTGAGAACTGCTGTTCCAAGCACAGCTGCGGGAGACCAGACTGCAAATGTGAAAGCTGTTGCTGCGACAGGAACTACGACCCAG GAGGCCTCAGAAGCAAGGAACCGGCTCGTTAAGGAACGGCTAGACAGGGTGTTTTCTGCAAACGAGAGGAGATGCTCTCGATCTGTATTCTATGGGGCAGACCTTCTGGAAGTCTGCTCTGTGTTCGACAAAGACCCAGTACCCAAACCTGCCACTGAGTCCAATAACTCTTGGAGGTGGATTGGCAGGGCCAACTGCCTGAGTGTCCAGCAAGCAAGTGCTTCTGTTTCTCACCTGCAAGAAGCTTTATTCACTTCAGAGCAGAGACGAGAAGCCCTGCAGGACATGGCACAGCG GTTTGTCTGTGTCGTTCCGCCTGCTATAGCACCTGCCCCACAGCTGTACTCGGCAAATCCTCCCCCTCAGTACAGTCTCGAACTGAAGATGTTTAGACACAAGTTCCACCAAGAAATGGCTCCGCACACAAAGCAGCTGAGGAGCCCTACTGCAAACCACCTTATAGAGTTTCCTGATCTCCGACTGTTACAGATGGACTCAG GGAAGCTGGAGGCTTTGTCAGTTCTGCTACACAAGCTGAAATCGGAAGGCCGTCGGGTGCTGATTTTCACACAGATGGTGAAAATGCTGGACATCCTAGAGAAGTTCTTGGACTATCACCATCTTCCCTACGTGAGGATTAACGAGAAAACCCCAGCCGAGCAGCGGCAG GAACAGATGAGGAACTTCAACAGGAACAAGCAGATATTTTGCACCATTCTCTCAAACCGGTGTGGTTCTGTGGTGGGCAGTGTCCTGGATGCAGACACTGTTGTGTTTTATGACACTGACCTGAACCCCAGCATGGATGCCAAGACTCAAGAATGGTGTGACAGGATCGGCAGGTCCAAGGATATCCATATATACAG GCTTGGAAGTGGTAACTCTATTGAAGAGAAGCTTCTGAAGAATGGAACTAAGGATCTAATCAGAGAGGTGGCTGCCCAGGGGACTGACTACACCTTGGCCTTTTTAACACAG cgaACAATCCAGGACCTGTTTGAAGTGGAGTCTGGGTCTGGAGAAAAAGTGGAAGAGTTTGTGGTGCTCCATCAGGACCCATCTCCAGCAGAAACCATCTCTCCCAGAATAGCACGGCCATACATACAGGCATTAAACAGCATTGGCAAGGAAGGGGCTTCGGGGGCTCCTATAAAATCTGAAGACGACAGTGCTGCAGAAACGAGTGAAGATTTGGGTGTGGAAGGAGATGTGAAGTATGAAGACGAGCCTTCTCGCTTGGAGGAACTGGTCGCAGTTGTAGAGCAG CTTACTCCAATTGAGAAATATGCTTTACATTACCTGGAGTTTGTTCACATGTCCAGCACTGAAGAGGAAGAAAGGAAAGCTATG GAGAAGATGATTGCTGCTAAGAAAGAGTGGGAGGTGCAGCAGCTGAAGAAACTGAAGATCGAAGACGAGGAGAGAATGAtgctggaggaggaggaagatCTCTTTACTTACACTCGTGAAGACGCCTACAACATG gaataTGTCTATGATGGTCCAGACGGACAGACGGAAATAATGCCG ctGTGGACCCCACCAACACCCCCTCAAGATGACAATGACGTCTACATCGACTCTGTGATCTGTCTCATGTATGACAGCACTCCCGTGCCTGAATCGAAGCTGCCACCTGTTTACGTGAGGAAGGAACACAAGCGGCTTAAGATGGATCCATCCG CTGCAGGTAGGAAGAAGAAGCAGCGTCATGGAGAGACAGTCATCCCCCCGCGCTCGCTGTTTGACAAGGGCAGCTTCCTGAAGCCACGCAGAGAGGGGAAAGACCAGAAGAAGAACTTTTCGCTCAAGCAGCAGGCTCCCTTCGCTAAACCTCTACCCTCGCTTGTCAAACCTGCTGTTGAGGCTGGGCAGGACAATCCTGAGTGGCTGATCAGTGAGGACTGGGCCCTGTTACAG GCCGTGAAGCAGTTGCTCGAGCTGCCCTTGAACCTCTCCATTGTTTCAGCTGCGCACACACCAAACTGGGACATGGTCAGCGATGTTGTTAACTCCTGCAGCCGGGTCTATCGCTCCCCCAAACAGTGCCGGAGCAGATACGAGAACGTCATCATCCCCAGGGAGGAAGGAAAG ttggTCTACGAAGCCAAtccaaaaaagaaaaccaaaagcaTTTACAAG tcCAAAAATAGCCGTCCGCTTCGCACCTGCCAGATCTACGCCCAGGATGACAGCGCTACTCACATTCACCTGTATAACAGTCGCTTTGAGTTGATGAAGATTATCGCCAGCAAGCGAAGTCCACCTATTAAGCCGCT ACTGGGTATGAATCCATTCCAGAAGAATCCTAAGCATGCCTCAGTGTTAGCAGAGAG CGGAATCAATTATGATAAGCCACTGCCTCCTATCCAGGTTGCATCACAGCGCGCGGAGAGAATTGCAAAGGAGAAAAAG GCTTTGGCAGAGCAGCAGAGGGCTCAGCAGTTAGCTCAGCAACAGGCTGGCCCACAGCCTCCACCACCACCTACTCCACAGCCACAGACGCAGCAGCCAGCCCAGCCCCAGGCTGTCCCTCAGGCTCAGGCAGTGGTCCAGGCCGCCGGAAACACCGTCACCAACACAGCCTCACTG CAGGCTGGAACAATCAAGACAGCAGCTGTTGGAACAAGTCTTCAGACTG cgccTGTCAGTGGCAATGTGATTGTGAATACAGTGGCAGGAGTTCCAGCAAGCTCGTTTCAGCCCACCAACAAACGGCTTGCCTCTCCGGTTATTCCTGCCACTTTGACA ACAACAGTAGGCGCCTCCCCCCAGGTGGTACACACTCAGCAACGGACAGTCTCAACTCCCGCTGCACCTGCTGAGGTTGTTGCCATAGCAACCAACCAAGGAGTCAGAACCGTAACACCGGTAACGGCATCAACCGTGTCGACCACCCTCACTCCAGTGCAAACGCAGAACAGGTCTTTGATTACACAGGTTAACCCAG CCACAGCCCCTAGTATGCAGTTACCTCCAGGTAAAGGCATCACCCATGCCCAGCTCCACCTCCTGAGGCAGCAGCAGGCTCAGGTGCAGGTCCAGCAGATCCAGGCTCAGGCTGGCTCTCCTGCCCAGATAAAGACTGTCGGCAAGCCAACTCAG GAACAGTTTTTGAAGATACAGCAGAAGCAGAAACTCCAGCTACAGCACCAGCAGGCAGTAGCAGCCCAGCAGCAGACGCAACAGCCCTCGCAACAGGCAGCTCAGGCACAGCAGCAAcaggggcagcagcagcagcagatcacCGCAGTGACCACGTCCAGAGGAGGGCCGGTCCTCACTGGCACCACGGTCACCAACCTGCAGGTCGCACGTCTG ACACGAGTGGCTGGAACCCAGCTGCAGGCTCAGGGGCAGATCCAGAGCCAGCCTGCACAGACCGCCCAGGTGACCCTGACGAAACCCCCTGTGGTGTCTGTGCCGGCAGTCACCACTCTGCCTGTCACTATGGCAGGGATCAGCGTGGCTATCGGACAACCGCAGAAAGCAG GTGGCCAGGTGGTGGCGCACCAGTTGCAGATGCAGCAGCATCTTCTGAATCTCAAAAAACAGCAGGCAGCTGCCGCTGCAGCCGCACAGCAGCAAAAAGCAGTGCAGACCCAGGTGGGGCAGGGACAAGGCACTGTGCAGCAGAAG